CGATTTGCAATATGAGAAAATGAATAGTGGTGGTGATATAGAGATAACAGATGTTAAAAAAATAGAAGATGTTGGTTTAAATAAAACTAATAATGCAAATATTTTTGATAATGACAATATAGAGGTTGAAGTAGCTTACGATGAAGAAGGTATATTATCTAAGGCAAAAAAATTGATAGAAAAGAATTTATATAAAGAGGTCATCAAAGAATTAGAAAAATTGAACCAAAGTAATAGACAGTTAGATGCACTTCTTATGATAGCTGAGTGTTATGAAAAATTAGATAATAAGAAAGAAGCTATTAATTATTATAAGAGATCTTTGGAAAAATTAGATAATAATAACGAAAGAGAAAAATATTTAATCCGAATTGCTAATCTTTATTTTGATATAGGGGATAGGAAAAACACATTTAACACAATTATAGAGTTAGCTAGGTTAGATCCTTCGTATAAATTTTAACTTGCATTTTAATAAAACTCTTATATTACTATTAAATAAAAAGTGAGGTTTAGTATGACAAAAAGATGTGTGTACATTTTTTTTATAATGTTTGTTTTTGTTTTGAATGTATCAGCTAAAGACATTGCTAAAGAGTTTGAGAAAAATTTTCAAGAGAATTTAAAAGGTAGAAATATAGATAATGTAAGTGTTAGTCTTAAAGTAATTAAAAAATTAGATTTTTTACCCGATTATTACCTTTCTAAATTGACTATCTATGATAAAAAAAGAAATAAAAATATAACAAATTATGTTATAACTGATGGCAGAAGGTTAATAACAGATATTGTGGATGTAAAGGAGGGTAAAAGTATTATAAAAGAGATAAGCGCTAAGTTTGATACGGAAAATTTAGATACTTCAAAACTTACATTATACTATGGTTCTGAAGATGCTCAAAATAAGATTGTTGAGGTTACTGATTTTGACTGTCCTTTTTGTAGAAAGGCATATAATTACATAAAGGACAAGGTAAAAAAGAGAGATGATGTAGCTTTATATTTTCTTCTCTTTCCACTAGAGATGCATAGGAACGCTAAAGTAAAAGCTAAGATTTTTGAAGCTGGTATGGTTTTAGGGTATGATTTTTCAGATGAGTTATTTAATAATAGCAATTTAAAGAACTTAGATAGTGAAAAGCTTATCCTTTACTTTGCGAACAAAGTAGAGGATAAAGACAAATTTATTAAGCTTGTTAATTCGGAAAAAATTAATAAAAAGATTGAAGGAAATAAGCGTTACGCTCAATCACTTGGTATAAATGCAACGCCTATTATATATATAAATGGGAAAAAAGTAAGAGGTTTTGATAAGGATAGGGTTGAAGAGTTGATTGAAAATCTTGAATAAGAGATTGTTAACTATTTTTAATAAAGTTATAATTTTATTAAAATATATAAAAAAGAGTCCTTAAGAGGTGTAAGATGGATATCCAGCCCTTAGTTTTTGAAAAGGATATTGTTGAACTAGAAAAGAAAATAGATGAATTAAAGAGTTTAGTTGATATTGAGGACAGCGACTTAAACAAAGAGATAGAAAACCTTGAATCGAAATTAGCT
This DNA window, taken from Deferribacterota bacterium, encodes the following:
- a CDS encoding tetratricopeptide repeat protein encodes the protein YLIKYFINLRSELDTNFLKTLINNFEFNELKDLFNALHKKYKNVEIYKVELDCFIDKKDFSGINYALHKIAELTDEPILMEAFEYIALKSEKVDQPNILFNIGLLAVRLKKYNQARGLFNKALQFIDDSDIDLRKEIERNLSDVEKNLKDYDLQYEKMNSGGDIEITDVKKIEDVGLNKTNNANIFDNDNIEVEVAYDEEGILSKAKKLIEKNLYKEVIKELEKLNQSNRQLDALLMIAECYEKLDNKKEAINYYKRSLEKLDNNNEREKYLIRIANLYFDIGDRKNTFNTIIELARLDPSYKF
- a CDS encoding thioredoxin domain-containing protein, whose product is MTKRCVYIFFIMFVFVLNVSAKDIAKEFEKNFQENLKGRNIDNVSVSLKVIKKLDFLPDYYLSKLTIYDKKRNKNITNYVITDGRRLITDIVDVKEGKSIIKEISAKFDTENLDTSKLTLYYGSEDAQNKIVEVTDFDCPFCRKAYNYIKDKVKKRDDVALYFLLFPLEMHRNAKVKAKIFEAGMVLGYDFSDELFNNSNLKNLDSEKLILYFANKVEDKDKFIKLVNSEKINKKIEGNKRYAQSLGINATPIIYINGKKVRGFDKDRVEELIENLE